A window of the Verminephrobacter eiseniae EF01-2 genome harbors these coding sequences:
- a CDS encoding PPK2 family polyphosphate kinase has product MPETPALAAHFSLHDKALAQRWARWQPGPVRLPDQPTPERAFTLDSMDPGEKPFSLGEKALDQAAMDRLAVDIDALQNLFYVDKRYKLLVVLQGTDTAGKDGTIRSVFARTSALGVHAVGWKAPTEAELAHDCLWRIHQRVPQAGDITVFNRSHYEDVLVPVVNGSITPQQHRQRLAHINDFERMLSETGTIVLKFLLHIGFDEQRERLQKRLDDPAKRWKFSNDDITARKQWADYRRAYNRLLDACHTPWAPWTIVPADSKLHRNLMVATVLRAVLQNLGLRYPAGDPSLAGIKVS; this is encoded by the coding sequence ATGCCAGAAACCCCCGCGCTCGCTGCGCATTTTTCGCTCCATGACAAGGCCCTGGCACAGCGCTGGGCGCGCTGGCAGCCCGGCCCGGTGCGGTTGCCCGACCAGCCGACGCCAGAGCGGGCCTTCACGCTCGACAGCATGGACCCGGGCGAGAAACCGTTTTCCCTGGGCGAAAAAGCCCTGGACCAGGCGGCCATGGACCGTTTGGCCGTGGATATCGATGCGTTGCAAAACCTGTTCTACGTCGACAAGCGCTACAAGCTCCTGGTGGTGCTGCAAGGCACCGACACTGCGGGCAAAGACGGCACGATCCGCAGCGTGTTTGCCCGCACCAGCGCTTTGGGCGTACATGCCGTGGGCTGGAAGGCGCCCACCGAGGCCGAACTGGCGCATGACTGCCTCTGGCGCATCCACCAGCGGGTGCCGCAGGCAGGCGACATCACCGTGTTCAACCGCAGCCACTACGAAGATGTGCTGGTGCCTGTGGTCAACGGCTCGATCACGCCGCAGCAGCACCGGCAGCGGCTGGCCCATATCAACGACTTTGAGCGCATGCTCAGCGAGACGGGCACCATCGTGCTGAAGTTTTTGCTGCACATCGGATTTGACGAGCAGCGCGAGCGGCTGCAAAAGCGGCTGGACGATCCGGCCAAGCGCTGGAAGTTCAGCAACGACGACATCACCGCGCGCAAGCAATGGGCTGACTACCGCCGCGCCTACAACCGGTTGCTCGATGCCTGCCACACGCCCTGGGCGCCATGGACCATTGTGCCGGCCGACTCCAAGCTGCACCGCAACCTGATGGTTGCCACGGTGCTGCGCGCGGTGCTGCAAAACCTGGGGCTGCGCTACCCGGCCGGAGATCCGTCGCTGGCCGGGATCAAGGTGT
- a CDS encoding NAD(P)-dependent oxidoreductase, giving the protein MTPLRIAVLGTGLMGLPMARRLRAAGHPLQAWNRTRAKAEPLLALGATVHPTPAEAVQDAQIVISMLENGPVVGQVLFDMGTASAMRKGALFIDMASIQPGEARDHAARLAGLGLDHLDAPVSGGTVGAEAGQLAIMVGGNAEDFRRAQPVFAPLGRATHVGPHGAGQLAKLANQMIVGITIGAVAEALLFAAKGGADMALVCQAIQGGFADSRILQLHGQRMAERDFTPHGRLVVQLKDLRNALATAKETGFDAPITTMFETLYAQGVAHGLGELDHSGIFVELANRNAMR; this is encoded by the coding sequence ATGACACCGTTGCGCATCGCCGTTCTCGGCACCGGCCTGATGGGGTTGCCGATGGCACGCCGCTTGCGCGCAGCCGGCCACCCACTGCAGGCATGGAACCGTACCCGCGCCAAGGCCGAGCCCCTGCTCGCCCTTGGCGCCACCGTGCACCCCACCCCGGCAGAGGCCGTTCAGGATGCCCAGATCGTGATCAGCATGTTGGAAAACGGCCCGGTGGTCGGGCAGGTGCTGTTTGACATGGGCACCGCCAGCGCCATGCGCAAAGGGGCCCTGTTCATCGACATGGCGTCGATACAGCCCGGCGAGGCCCGCGACCACGCGGCGCGTCTGGCAGGGCTGGGTTTGGACCACCTCGATGCCCCGGTCTCCGGCGGTACCGTGGGGGCCGAGGCCGGCCAACTGGCCATCATGGTCGGCGGCAACGCCGAAGACTTCAGGCGCGCGCAGCCGGTGTTTGCCCCGCTGGGCCGGGCCACGCATGTGGGCCCGCATGGCGCCGGCCAACTGGCCAAACTCGCCAACCAGATGATCGTCGGCATCACCATCGGCGCGGTCGCAGAAGCCCTGCTCTTTGCCGCCAAAGGGGGTGCCGACATGGCCCTGGTGTGCCAAGCCATACAGGGTGGTTTTGCCGACAGCCGCATCCTGCAACTGCATGGCCAGCGCATGGCCGAGCGCGACTTCACGCCGCATGGCCGTCTGGTGGTACAGCTCAAAGACCTGCGCAACGCCCTGGCCACGGCCAAAGAAACCGGTTTCGATGCCCCGATCACCACCATGTTCGAGACCCTGTACGCACAGGGCGTAGCGCATGGCCTGGGCGAGTTGGACCACAGTGGCATCTTCGTCGAACTGGCCAACCGCAATGCGATGCGCTAG